The Candidatus Nezhaarchaeota archaeon DNA window CGATGTGATAGTTAGTAGTGGACATAAAAGTTGGGCCGCATGCGCACCAACAGGCATCTTGGCGATGACAAGCGAGATGGCAAAGAAAATATTGAGGACGTCCAGCGTAGAAGGCGATATATCAAAGAGGAAGTTCGCCATGAAGGAACTGGCCCTCTTAGGTTGTACAGTGATGGGGGCCCCTTTGGTAACTTTAATGGCGTCCTTTCCTCATGTCGTTGAGAGGGTCGAGAGGTGGGAAGAGGAGCTTGAGAAAGCACGCTTCGTCGTTAGGGAGCTTGAGAGGATCGATGGTTTTAGACAGCTTGGTGTTAAACCTAAAATGCATACTCTCATACACATGGAGTCCAAGAGCTTTTACGAAGTCTCTAAGAAGCACAAGAGAAGAGGCTTCTTCCTCTACGATGAGCTAAAAGCTAAGGGGATAGTTGGAATTCAACCAGGTCTCACTAAGCACTTTAAGTTTAACGTGTATGGCCTGACGTGGAGTCAAGTAAAGTTCTTCGTCGAAGTTTTTCATGACATAGCAAGGAAGTACGGGGTAGAAGTTAAGTAATGAGCTTGGTGTTCGATACAGTGATAGTAAGGTATGGCGCAGAAATAGGAGTGAAGAGTTCTCGTACTCGAGCAGTGTACGACAAGCTTCTAATAAAGAGTATGAAGGCAAAGCTTAAGGCTGATGGATTTAGCTTAGAGAGGATTGAAAGGAGATTTGGTAGGATATACGTTAGGACTACAATGCCCAAAGAGGTAGCTCTCTCCCTTTCCAAGGTCTTTGGGGTATCTTCAACGTCTCCAGCTATATCTTGTAAGGCGAGCCTTGACGAAATGTCGAATGTAGCATTGAAATTAGCTGAGGAGAGAGGTGGTTATAACGTAAAATTTGCAATTAGGTGTAGGAGAGTTGGCAAGCACCCCTTTACGAGCATCGACGTCTCAAAGTACGTTGGAGCCAAGGTCCTGGAAGCTATGAAGGATAGAGGATGGCGAGTCGATCTCGAGCAACCTGACTTCACAATAAACATTGAGATAAGAGATGATGAGGCCTTCTTATATACTGACATCATAGAGGGGGTTGGAGGGTTACCACAAGGCTCTCAAGGAGGTCTATTATGCCTCATGAGTAGCGGTATCGATTCGCCTGTAGCAGCATGGCTGGTAATGAGAAGAGGTTGCCTCGTTACACTACTACACTTTAACTGTCAACAATTCTCAGGGGAGAAAACTGTAAAGAAGGTCGTTGACTTAGCTAGAGTACTTGCGAGCTGGTCACCAGCTTACGAGATGAAGTTGATAATGGTCCCCTTTGGCGATGTACTAAAAGAGATAGTTGAGAGGTGCCCTCGAAGACTTACGTGTCTCTTATGCAAGAGAATGATGCTTAGAATAGCAGTGAAGATAGCTTTAAGCAGAGGCCTCATGGGGATAGTGACCGGCGACTCCATAGGAGAGCAAGCAAGCCAAACGCTATCCAATATGGCTGTAATAAGTGAAGTTGTGAAAAGTCTCCCAATATATAGACCCCTACTAGGCTTCGACAAGCCTGAAACTGAAAGGATAGCGAGAAGAATAGGGACCTACGAGATCTCAGCGAAGCCGGATGAAGGGTGCAAGGCAGCTCCACCAAGACCGGCCATATCAGCCAAGCTGGAGGAAGTGCTCGAAGCTGAGAAGACGTTAGACATGAACTTCTTGCTTGAGAACTCTATGAGTGGGATCGTAGAGTTAAAAGTCTAATGCCTAATCCCCCTTAGGTAATCGTAAGCCGACATAGCTGCCTTTGCCCCCTCACCCGCAGCTATAATTACTTGCTTGTAAGGTATTGTAGTGGCATCGCCTGCTGCAAAGACCCCCTTTCTTGAGGTCCTACATAGAGAGTCTACGATTATTTGCCCTTTATCGTCTAGCTCAACAAAGCCTCTCAAGAAGTCGCTGCTGACCCTCTTTCCAATCTCTATGAAGACTCCATTAACCTTTATCTCCTCCTCCTCTCCGCTTTTAACGTTCTTGACCCTCACCCACTCCACGAACCTTTTACCACCTATCTCGACAACTATGGTGTTGAGCTTCTTGATGATATTATTGCTCTCGTACACCTTATCCACTAGGGTCTTAAACCCACTGAATCTGCTCTTTTCGTGAATTAGGTAAACTGTCTTAGCTAAGCCACTTAAGTAAAGAGCGGCATTGAGAGCAGGAATTCCCCCACCGACGACCGCAACGTCCCTACCTTTAAAGAGGGGTCCATCGCAAGTAGCA harbors:
- the thiI gene encoding tRNA 4-thiouridine(8) synthase ThiI, with product MSLVFDTVIVRYGAEIGVKSSRTRAVYDKLLIKSMKAKLKADGFSLERIERRFGRIYVRTTMPKEVALSLSKVFGVSSTSPAISCKASLDEMSNVALKLAEERGGYNVKFAIRCRRVGKHPFTSIDVSKYVGAKVLEAMKDRGWRVDLEQPDFTINIEIRDDEAFLYTDIIEGVGGLPQGSQGGLLCLMSSGIDSPVAAWLVMRRGCLVTLLHFNCQQFSGEKTVKKVVDLARVLASWSPAYEMKLIMVPFGDVLKEIVERCPRRLTCLLCKRMMLRIAVKIALSRGLMGIVTGDSIGEQASQTLSNMAVISEVVKSLPIYRPLLGFDKPETERIARRIGTYEISAKPDEGCKAAPPRPAISAKLEEVLEAEKTLDMNFLLENSMSGIVELKV
- a CDS encoding FAD-dependent oxidoreductase; the encoded protein is MSEEVHDVIVVGAGPAGLSAALSCVRAGLRIQVIGKVTGGQAAEAPLIENYPGFKSITGMELMKLFSEQVESLGVRILNDEVTKIEQVGEVFEVKTSFSGCFKCRSVILAIGAEPRKLGVKGEEEFYGRGVSYCATCDGPLFKGRDVAVVGGGIPALNAALYLSGLAKTVYLIHEKSRFSGFKTLVDKVYESNNIIKKLNTIVVEIGGKRFVEWVRVKNVKSGEEEEIKVNGVFIEIGKRVSSDFLRGFVELDDKGQIIVDSLCRTSRKGVFAAGDATTIPYKQVIIAAGEGAKAAMSAYDYLRGIRH